The following are encoded in a window of Clostridium thermarum genomic DNA:
- the tnpC gene encoding IS66 family transposase, with protein MSKTEVKSFNLENYSRKELEDAFIKLSIEKEQAELRLKWYEEQYKLNKQRLFGKSSEKNIDGQINMPIFNEAESERQPFTAEPNLDDCAKQQQSSSKAKKLKGKREKDLSDLPKQIVEYKLSAEEQVCSQCGGQLHEVRSEIRRELEVIPAQIIVKEIHSMIYSCRKCEKEDITVPMISAPTPKPVIKGSIASPSIIAYIMTRKYVDATPLYRQEQEYKRRGLPVNRQNMANWIIRAAQDWLNPLYLRLRKYLTDYDVAHADETELEVLNEPGREATTRSYMWMYRTGNGHEPIVLYDYQPSRAGDNAKTFLNGFKGYLHVDAYDGYDKLLKDSKAGGAMEVTLVACFAHARRYFTDTLKAVTDKESYMYTSAYQGVKYIDEMFKLEEELSSLSSEDRYDERLSKLKPMLEAYFSWIEKEHALALPKSSYGKAVNYSFNQKDKLMSILKDGRLELSNNRAERAIKPFVIGRKNWLFANTPQGAKASAVTYSIIETAKENDLNPFEYLKYLFEQFPNVDINDSEVLDSLLPWSSTLPKYCKSKQV; from the coding sequence ATGAGTAAAACAGAAGTAAAATCATTTAACTTAGAGAATTACAGTCGTAAAGAGCTAGAGGATGCCTTCATAAAACTCAGCATTGAAAAGGAGCAGGCTGAGCTTAGACTAAAATGGTATGAAGAGCAATACAAGCTCAACAAGCAGAGACTATTTGGTAAATCCAGTGAAAAGAATATAGATGGTCAGATTAACATGCCAATATTTAACGAGGCTGAAAGTGAGCGACAGCCTTTTACTGCTGAGCCTAATTTAGATGATTGTGCAAAGCAACAACAATCTTCATCCAAGGCTAAAAAGCTTAAAGGAAAACGTGAAAAAGATCTTTCAGATCTTCCTAAGCAAATAGTTGAATATAAGCTCTCAGCTGAAGAACAGGTTTGTTCTCAATGTGGCGGTCAACTCCATGAGGTGCGTTCCGAAATCCGCAGAGAGCTGGAGGTCATCCCGGCACAAATTATCGTAAAAGAAATCCACAGCATGATTTATTCCTGTCGGAAATGTGAAAAGGAAGATATAACTGTCCCAATGATTTCGGCGCCAACCCCTAAGCCTGTCATTAAGGGAAGTATAGCATCCCCTTCTATAATAGCATATATCATGACTAGGAAATATGTAGATGCTACTCCTCTTTATAGGCAGGAACAAGAATACAAGCGGCGTGGTTTACCAGTTAACCGTCAAAACATGGCTAACTGGATTATTCGGGCTGCACAAGATTGGCTGAATCCTTTGTACCTGCGTCTACGTAAATACCTTACGGACTATGATGTAGCTCATGCGGACGAAACAGAACTAGAAGTTCTCAATGAGCCGGGCCGTGAGGCCACAACAAGGTCTTATATGTGGATGTACCGTACAGGCAATGGGCATGAGCCTATTGTTCTATACGATTATCAGCCATCAAGGGCAGGAGATAATGCCAAAACCTTCTTAAATGGATTTAAGGGTTATCTTCATGTTGATGCCTATGACGGTTATGACAAACTTTTGAAAGATTCCAAAGCCGGCGGTGCCATGGAAGTTACTCTCGTAGCGTGCTTCGCACATGCAAGGAGGTATTTCACTGATACCTTAAAGGCAGTGACTGATAAAGAAAGCTACATGTATACCTCTGCTTATCAAGGAGTCAAATATATTGATGAAATGTTTAAGCTTGAGGAAGAACTATCAAGTTTGTCATCTGAAGACCGGTATGATGAACGCCTTAGCAAACTTAAACCAATGCTAGAGGCTTATTTCTCATGGATTGAAAAGGAACACGCTCTTGCACTACCCAAATCAAGTTACGGGAAAGCTGTCAATTACTCATTCAATCAGAAGGATAAACTGATGAGTATACTCAAAGATGGCAGGCTGGAACTTAGCAATAACCGCGCCGAAAGGGCAATAAAGCCATTTGTCATTGGGAGAAAAAATTGGCTGTTCGCCAATACTCCGCAGGGAGCAAAGGCAAGTGCAGTTACTTATAGTATTATTGAAACTGCAAAGGAAAATGATCTTAATCCTTTTGAATACTTAAAGTACTTATTTGAGCAGTTTCCAAATGTTGATATAAATGATTCTGAAGTTTTAGATTCTTTATTGCCTTGGTCATCTACCTTACCTAAATACTGTAAATCAAAACAAGTATAG
- the tnpB gene encoding IS66 family insertion sequence element accessory protein TnpB (TnpB, as the term is used for proteins encoded by IS66 family insertion elements, is considered an accessory protein, since TnpC, encoded by a neighboring gene, is a DDE family transposase.): MLNLKQTSNVFLAAGSTDMRKSIDGLAIIVQMNFKLDPFSDALFVFCNAKRDKLKLLYWERNGFWLYYRRLEKGRFKWPNNSKDKVIHVTERELRWLLDGLDINQKGVHRDIMQRKII; encoded by the coding sequence TATTTTTGGCTGCTGGAAGTACTGATATGAGAAAATCTATTGACGGTCTCGCCATCATCGTTCAGATGAATTTTAAGTTAGATCCATTCTCTGATGCACTTTTTGTATTCTGCAACGCTAAACGCGACAAACTCAAGTTGCTCTATTGGGAGCGGAATGGATTCTGGCTTTACTATCGCCGTTTGGAAAAAGGTCGCTTTAAGTGGCCTAATAATTCTAAAGACAAAGTTATACATGTAACGGAGCGGGAGCTCCGCTGGCTTTTAGATGGACTGGATATTAACCAAAAGGGAGTACATCGTGATATTATGCAGAGAAAAATCATTTGA